Part of the Syntrophorhabdaceae bacterium genome, ACCGGCAGCGAAATAACGAAGAAAAGATTGAAAAGACAAACCCTGCTTCTTGTTCCGCGAAGCAGGGTTTTTTAATAAATTGCAAAGGGCGGTCTGAACCGCCCTTTGCAATTTATTACAACGTAACGATCAGTTTACAGCTTAAATTACAGCTTAAAGATCAGAAGTAATGAGACAACGAGAGAATATATTACGAGAGATTCGATCATGGCAAGACCGATGATCATAGGCGTTACGATCTTTCCCGATGCCCCAGGATTCCTGGCGATGCCGTCAAGGGCGGATGCAATACTCCTTGCCTGCCCTATGGCCC contains:
- the atpE gene encoding ATP synthase F0 subunit C, whose translation is MKKFLTIVMLLGILVCISGGIAMAAEPAAGLDSQVKQMVALAAGFGIAIAAFGGAIGQARSIASALDGIARNPGASGKIVTPMIIGLAMIESLVIYSLVVSLLLIFKL